Proteins found in one Venturia canescens isolate UGA chromosome 8, ASM1945775v1, whole genome shotgun sequence genomic segment:
- the LOC122415363 gene encoding E3 ubiquitin-protein ligase rififylin, translating into MENNLTYKFMLNVNGLIPNNIFDDMACEACSVKFSLFKRKKQCRDCMRFFCTDCVIKRGDRVLSCDNCSMLSRRPLVRSQVLKMRTKDLKHYLTAKKISLRGCVEKEDLINILMQYANGPESPLNQDRTNGVPTGPQIPSSTNGPTPSPPRRSRSPPTVTTRQTVEYPESEDQQAHTAPSAARSHEVEIEEVSGEDTTSTLSPTGPEPLVTEQDVEEMSSDEASNTQPSPIFTELPTWTGTVKLADITECGDLENLSVKQLKILLRTNRVDFKGCVERSELLDRATRLWEASKQSGNETEVEGPYDESLCKICWDSPIECVILECGHLACCIDCGKQMSECPICRQYVVRVVRFFKA; encoded by the exons ATGGAGAACAACCTAACCTACAAATTTATGCTCAACGTTAATGGTCTCATACCTAACAATATATTCGACGACATGGCTTGCGAGGCTTGTTCCGTCAAGTTTTCCCTCTTCAAACGCAAA aAACAATGCAGAGAttgcatgagatttttctGTACCGATTGTGTTATTAAGAGAGGTGATCGTGTACTAAGCTGTGATAATTGCAGTATGCTCTCAAGAAGACCACTCGTTCGATCTCAAGTACTCAAAATGAGAACAAAAGATCTCAAACATTATCTcacagcaaaaaaaatttctttgcgAGGATGTGTTG AAAAAGAAGACTTGATAAACATTTTAATGCAATATGCAAATGGGCCAGAAAGCCCGTTGAATCAAGACAGAACAAATGGCGTTCCAACTGGTCCTCA AATTCCATCAAGCACAAATGGTCCGACCCCTTCGCCCCCTAGAAGATCTCGAAGCCCCCCGACGGTAACAACGAGACAAACAGTTGAATATCCTGAATCTGAGGATCAACAAGCCCACACTGCACCCTCAGCCGCACGATCTCATGAAGTGGAAATTGAAGAAGTCTCCGGTGAAGACACTACCTCAACGCTCAGTCCCACTGGGCCTGAACCACTCGTTACAGAACAAGACGTTGAAGAAATGTCTTCTGACGAAGCATCCAATACTCAGCCATCACCAATCTTCACCGAACTGCCAACG TGGACGGGAACAGTAAAATTGGCGGATATAACGGAATGCGGCGATCTCGAGAATTTAAGTgtgaaacaattgaaaattctatTAAGGACTAATCGCGTCGATTTCAAGGGTTGTGTGGAAAGAAGTGAGCTCCTTGATCGGGCGACACGACTCTGGGAAGCATCGAAGCAGAGTGGAAATG AGACCGAAGTGGAAGGTCCTTACGACGAGAGTCTCTGCAAAATTTGTTGGGACTCGCCGATCGAGTGCGTGATTCTCGAATGCGGTCATCTCGCATGCTGCATAGACTGCGGCAAGCAAATGTCCGAGTGTCCGATTTGCAGGCAATACGTCGTGCGCGTTGTCAGGTTTTTTAAAGCTTGA